A DNA window from Stutzerimonas stutzeri contains the following coding sequences:
- the desA gene encoding delta-9 fatty acid desaturase DesA translates to MWHTGLLDLSVWQLIATTLLLTHVTIVSVTVYLHRYSAHRSLELHPALKHFFRFWLWLTTAMNTREWTAIHRKHHAKCETPDDPHSPVHKGLATVVRKGAELYMEEAKNEETLRIYGKNCPDDWVERNLYSRFPNGGIVLMLLIDLALFGVIGLSIWAVQMIWIPFWAAGVVNGLGHAVGYRNFECRDAATNLVPWGILIGGEELHNNHHTYPNSAKLSVRKWEFDMGWAWIRLFSLLGLAKVNRTAPIAHRIEGKQQLDMDSAMAILNNRFQIMAQYRKLVIVPLVRQELSRADASVRHQLRRAKRLLSREPSLLQQEQQAHIDLMLAQSQALKVIYEKRLALQQIWTRTSSNGHDMLAAIKQWVHEAEASGIQSLREFAEHLRTYSLRPPVASA, encoded by the coding sequence ATGTGGCACACCGGTTTACTCGACCTTTCGGTCTGGCAACTCATCGCGACCACGCTGCTGCTGACTCACGTCACTATCGTCAGCGTCACGGTCTACCTGCATCGCTATTCGGCGCATCGTTCGCTGGAGCTGCATCCGGCGCTCAAACACTTCTTCCGTTTCTGGCTGTGGCTGACCACGGCGATGAACACCCGCGAGTGGACCGCCATCCACCGCAAGCACCACGCCAAGTGCGAAACCCCCGACGACCCGCACAGCCCTGTACACAAGGGCCTCGCCACGGTCGTGCGCAAGGGCGCCGAGCTGTACATGGAAGAGGCGAAGAACGAGGAGACCTTGCGCATCTACGGCAAGAACTGCCCGGATGACTGGGTCGAGCGCAACCTCTATTCGCGTTTCCCCAATGGCGGCATCGTGCTCATGCTGCTCATCGACCTGGCGCTGTTCGGCGTCATCGGCCTCAGCATCTGGGCCGTGCAGATGATCTGGATTCCGTTCTGGGCCGCCGGCGTGGTCAACGGTCTTGGCCATGCGGTCGGCTATCGGAACTTCGAATGCCGCGATGCGGCGACCAATCTCGTGCCCTGGGGCATCCTCATCGGTGGTGAAGAGCTGCACAACAATCACCACACCTATCCGAACTCGGCCAAGCTCTCGGTGCGCAAGTGGGAGTTCGATATGGGTTGGGCCTGGATTCGCCTGTTCAGCCTGCTCGGGCTGGCCAAGGTCAACCGTACCGCACCCATCGCCCATCGCATCGAAGGCAAGCAGCAGCTGGACATGGACAGCGCGATGGCGATCCTCAACAACCGTTTCCAGATCATGGCGCAGTACCGCAAGCTGGTCATCGTGCCGCTGGTGCGCCAGGAACTGAGCCGCGCCGACGCCTCCGTACGTCATCAGCTGCGCCGTGCCAAGCGCCTGCTATCGCGTGAACCGAGTCTGTTGCAGCAGGAGCAGCAAGCGCATATCGACCTCATGCTCGCGCAAAGCCAGGCACTCAAGGTGATCTACGAGAAGCGTCTGGCACTGCAGCAGATCTGGACCCGGACCAGCTCCAACGGCCACGACATGCTTGCCGCCATCAAACAATGGGTGCACGAGGCCGAGGCCAGCGGCATCCAGTCGCTGCGTGAATTCGCCGAGCACCTGCGTACCTACTCCCTGAGGCCGCCCGTCGCCTCGGCTTGA
- a CDS encoding glutamine synthetase family protein — translation MAPPRAVQLNEANAFLKEHPEIQYVDLLITDMNGVVRGKRIERASLHKVYEKGINLPASLFALDINGITVESSGLGMDIGDSDRTCFPIPNTLCKEPWQKRPTAQLLMTMHERDGDPFFADPREVLRQVVSKFDELGLTICAAFELEFYLIDQENINGRPQPPRSPISGKRPHSTQVYLIDDLDEYVDCLQDILEGAKEQGIPADAIVKESAPAQFEVNLHHVADPIKACDYAVLLKRLIKNIAYDHEMDTTFMAKPYPGQAGNGLHVHISLLDKNGNNIFATDNPLESETLRHAIGGLQETMAASMAFLCPNVNSYRRFGAQFYVPNAPCWGMDNRTVALRVPTDSPDAVRVEHRVAGADANPYLLLAGILAGVHHGLTNKIEPDAPIEGNSYEQVEQSLPTNLRDALRELDDSEIMARYISPDYIDIFVACKESELAEFEHSISDLEYNWYLHTV, via the coding sequence ATGGCCCCGCCGCGTGCCGTTCAGCTCAACGAAGCTAACGCATTTCTCAAGGAACATCCGGAGATCCAGTACGTCGATCTGCTGATCACCGACATGAATGGAGTAGTGCGCGGCAAGCGCATCGAGCGCGCCAGCCTGCACAAGGTCTACGAAAAGGGCATCAACCTACCCGCTTCGCTGTTCGCTCTGGACATCAATGGCATCACCGTTGAAAGCAGCGGGCTGGGCATGGATATCGGCGACTCCGACCGCACCTGCTTCCCGATCCCCAACACACTGTGCAAGGAACCCTGGCAGAAGCGCCCCACCGCGCAGCTGCTGATGACCATGCACGAGCGTGATGGCGACCCGTTCTTTGCCGACCCGCGCGAGGTGCTGCGCCAGGTGGTGAGCAAATTCGACGAGCTCGGCCTGACCATCTGCGCCGCCTTCGAACTCGAGTTCTATCTGATCGACCAGGAGAACATCAACGGCCGACCGCAGCCGCCGCGCTCGCCGATTTCCGGCAAGCGGCCGCATTCGACCCAGGTCTACCTGATCGATGATCTCGACGAATACGTCGACTGTCTGCAGGACATTCTCGAAGGCGCCAAGGAGCAAGGCATTCCGGCCGACGCCATCGTCAAGGAAAGCGCTCCGGCACAGTTCGAGGTCAACCTGCATCACGTTGCCGACCCGATCAAGGCGTGCGACTACGCAGTGCTGCTCAAGCGACTGATCAAGAACATCGCCTACGACCACGAGATGGACACCACCTTCATGGCCAAGCCCTATCCGGGCCAGGCCGGCAACGGGTTGCACGTGCACATCTCGCTGCTCGACAAGAATGGCAACAATATATTCGCCACCGACAATCCGCTGGAAAGCGAAACACTGCGGCATGCCATCGGCGGTTTGCAGGAGACCATGGCGGCGTCGATGGCCTTCCTCTGCCCCAACGTGAACTCCTACCGCCGCTTCGGCGCGCAGTTCTACGTGCCCAATGCGCCCTGCTGGGGCATGGACAACCGCACGGTGGCGCTGCGCGTGCCGACCGACAGCCCGGACGCGGTGCGTGTCGAGCATCGTGTCGCTGGCGCTGATGCCAACCCGTACTTGCTGCTGGCGGGCATCCTCGCCGGGGTGCATCACGGCCTGACCAACAAGATCGAGCCGGACGCGCCCATCGAGGGCAACTCCTACGAGCAGGTCGAACAGAGCCTGCCGACCAATCTGCGCGACGCACTGCGCGAGCTGGACGACAGCGAGATCATGGCGCGCTACATCAGTCCTGATTACATCGACATCTTCGTTGCCTGCAAGGAGAGCGAACTGGCCGAATTCGAGCACTCGATCTCCGATCTGGAATACAACTGGTATCTGCATACCGTCTAG
- the aguA gene encoding agmatine deiminase: MTTLTTTPRTDGYFMPAEWAPHSQAWMVWPQRPDNWRDNGAPAQAAFTAVAKAIARFEPVTVCASAEQYITARAALDDPRIRVVEISTDDAWVRDTGPTFVVDDNGGLRGVDWTFNAWGGEDGGLYADWQRDDEVARKILEIEYCDRYRTEGFVLEGGSIHVDGEGTLITTEECLLNRNRNPHLTREQIEAVLRDHLAVDSIIWLPHGLFNDETDGHVDNFCCFVRPGEVLLAWTDDANDPNFERCQAAMAVLQSARDDKGRALTVHKMPIPGPLHATAEECAGVIALDGSQPRDPSVRLAGSYVNFLIVNGGIIAPAFSDPLDAEAERILAQVFPQHQVVMVPGREILLGGGNIHCITQQQPAPLLR; the protein is encoded by the coding sequence ATGACCACGCTGACCACCACGCCACGTACCGATGGCTACTTTATGCCCGCCGAATGGGCGCCGCACAGCCAAGCCTGGATGGTCTGGCCGCAACGCCCGGACAACTGGCGTGACAACGGTGCGCCCGCGCAGGCTGCGTTCACCGCCGTAGCCAAAGCCATCGCGCGCTTCGAGCCGGTCACCGTCTGTGCCAGTGCCGAGCAATACATCACGGCACGAGCGGCATTGGATGATCCGCGAATCCGCGTAGTGGAGATAAGCACCGACGATGCCTGGGTGCGCGACACCGGACCGACTTTCGTCGTCGACGACAACGGCGGGCTGCGCGGTGTGGATTGGACATTCAACGCCTGGGGTGGTGAAGACGGCGGGCTCTATGCCGACTGGCAGCGCGACGACGAAGTGGCGCGCAAAATTCTCGAGATCGAATACTGCGATCGCTACCGCACCGAAGGCTTCGTGCTCGAAGGCGGCTCGATCCATGTCGACGGCGAAGGCACGCTGATCACCACCGAGGAATGCCTGCTCAATCGCAACCGCAACCCGCATCTGACCCGCGAGCAGATCGAGGCAGTGCTACGCGATCACCTGGCGGTCGACAGCATCATCTGGCTGCCCCACGGCCTGTTCAATGATGAAACCGACGGCCACGTCGACAACTTCTGCTGCTTCGTACGCCCCGGTGAAGTGCTGCTGGCCTGGACCGACGATGCGAACGACCCCAACTTCGAGCGCTGCCAGGCGGCCATGGCTGTGCTGCAGAGCGCCCGAGACGACAAGGGCCGCGCGCTGACAGTGCACAAGATGCCAATCCCCGGCCCGCTGCACGCAACCGCCGAGGAATGTGCTGGCGTCATCGCCCTGGATGGCAGCCAGCCGCGCGATCCGTCGGTCCGCCTGGCCGGCAGCTATGTGAATTTCCTCATCGTCAACGGCGGCATCATCGCACCAGCCTTCAGTGACCCGCTGGATGCCGAAGCCGAGCGAATTCTGGCGCAGGTGTTTCCGCAGCATCAGGTGGTGATGGTACCGGGTCGCGAGATTCTCCTCGGCGGCGGCAACATTCACTGCATCACCCAGCAGCAACCGGCGCCGCTGTTACGCTGA
- a CDS encoding VOC family protein has protein sequence MTFLVNLDVDDLERAVDFYQSVFDLREGRRLGSFAVEMLGGPTPIYLLLKDAGSAAIPGGTLQRNYGRHWTPLHLDFVVEDIEAATARAIAHGAHLEQPIATQVGHKLALLADPFGHGFCLLQFIGRGYDELAD, from the coding sequence ATGACGTTTCTGGTGAACCTGGATGTCGACGACCTGGAGCGGGCTGTCGACTTCTACCAGTCGGTGTTCGACCTTCGTGAAGGCCGCCGCCTCGGCAGCTTTGCGGTGGAGATGCTCGGTGGCCCGACACCGATCTATCTGCTACTCAAGGACGCGGGCAGTGCCGCGATCCCCGGTGGAACTCTGCAGCGCAACTACGGGCGGCACTGGACTCCACTGCATCTGGATTTCGTCGTCGAGGACATCGAAGCCGCCACGGCCAGGGCCATCGCTCATGGCGCGCATCTGGAACAGCCGATAGCGACTCAGGTCGGACACAAGCTGGCGCTGCTGGCCGACCCGTTCGGCCATGGCTTTTGCCTGCTGCAGTTCATCGGGCGGGGTTACGACGAACTGGCCGACTGA
- the aguB gene encoding N-carbamoylputrescine amidase: MSRVVTVAATQMACSWDRQANIANADKLVREAAAKGAQIILIQELFETPYFCQKPNAEYLQLASSVEENPAIQHFQKVAAELQVVLPISFFELAGRARFNSIAIIDADGKLLGVYRKSHIPDGPGYHEKYYFNPGDTGFKVWNTRYAKIGVAICWDQWFPETARSMALMGAELLFYPTAIGSEPHDPNITSRDHWQRVQQGHAGANLMPLIASNRIGREEQDGYDITFYGSSFIADQFGAKVEEMDETSEGVLVHQFDLDQLEHIRSAWGVFRDRRPNLYGSIRTLDGSQPSE; encoded by the coding sequence ATGTCCCGAGTCGTTACCGTTGCCGCCACCCAGATGGCCTGTTCCTGGGATCGCCAGGCCAACATCGCCAATGCCGACAAGCTGGTGCGCGAGGCCGCCGCCAAGGGCGCGCAGATCATCCTTATTCAGGAGCTGTTCGAGACGCCCTACTTCTGCCAGAAGCCCAATGCCGAATACCTGCAGCTGGCCTCGTCGGTCGAGGAAAATCCGGCCATCCAGCATTTCCAAAAGGTCGCCGCCGAACTGCAGGTAGTGTTGCCGATCAGCTTCTTCGAGCTCGCCGGGCGTGCACGCTTCAACTCGATCGCCATCATCGATGCCGACGGCAAGCTGCTCGGCGTCTACCGCAAGAGCCACATTCCGGACGGCCCCGGGTATCACGAGAAGTACTACTTCAACCCGGGCGACACCGGCTTCAAGGTCTGGAATACCCGCTACGCCAAGATCGGCGTGGCCATCTGCTGGGATCAGTGGTTCCCCGAAACCGCGCGCAGCATGGCGCTGATGGGCGCGGAACTGTTGTTTTACCCGACCGCCATCGGCAGCGAGCCGCACGACCCGAACATCACGTCGCGCGACCACTGGCAGCGCGTGCAGCAGGGCCATGCCGGCGCCAACCTGATGCCGCTGATCGCCAGCAACCGCATCGGCCGCGAAGAGCAGGACGGCTACGACATCACCTTCTACGGCTCCTCGTTCATCGCCGACCAGTTCGGTGCCAAGGTCGAGGAAATGGATGAAACCAGCGAAGGCGTGCTGGTGCACCAGTTCGATCTCGACCAGCTCGAACACATCCGCAGCGCCTGGGGTGTGTTCCGTGATCGCCGGCCGAATCTCTACGGCTCGATCCGGACTCTGGACGGCTCGCAGCCGTCAGAGTGA
- a CDS encoding GGDEF domain-containing protein, with the protein MRLASNQGDSGMRMPPGGDAQTLLALMHARAEAARLGEREQLFSTLLGGVNAVLWAFDWQAQRMIYVSPAYERIFGRSPALLLADYGEWRNSIYPDDVEYAQKSMLAVLDEGAVETREYRIIRGDGQLRWLSDKCFIGREAEHGQGPIIVGIAEDITEKKQLEGELQRLATTDVLTQSSNRRHFFDCARNEFERARQFASSLAFLLLDIDDFKRINDTHGHQMGDQVLQKVARCGASVLRQSDLFGRIGGEEFAAVLTGCQPDLAEQIAERLQREIERVVFTAENGERFRVTASLGLTYLKASDPELSSVFARADAAMYTAKRLGKNQVIVG; encoded by the coding sequence ATGCGGCTGGCGAGCAATCAGGGTGATTCGGGAATGAGAATGCCTCCGGGCGGCGACGCGCAGACGTTGCTGGCACTGATGCACGCGCGTGCCGAAGCGGCCCGCCTGGGTGAGCGTGAGCAGCTGTTCAGCACCCTGTTGGGCGGCGTTAACGCGGTGCTCTGGGCGTTCGACTGGCAGGCGCAGCGGATGATCTACGTCAGCCCGGCATACGAGCGCATCTTCGGTCGCTCGCCGGCCTTGCTGCTGGCCGACTACGGCGAATGGCGCAACTCGATCTATCCCGATGACGTGGAGTATGCGCAGAAGAGCATGCTTGCCGTGCTTGACGAGGGCGCCGTAGAGACCCGCGAGTACCGCATCATCCGTGGCGATGGGCAGTTGCGCTGGCTGAGCGACAAGTGCTTCATCGGGCGCGAGGCCGAGCATGGTCAGGGCCCGATCATCGTCGGCATCGCCGAGGACATCACCGAGAAGAAACAACTCGAAGGCGAGCTGCAGCGCCTGGCGACCACCGACGTGCTGACCCAGAGCAGCAACCGCCGGCACTTCTTCGATTGCGCCCGCAACGAATTCGAGCGAGCCCGGCAGTTCGCCTCGTCGCTGGCATTCCTGCTGCTGGACATCGATGACTTCAAACGCATCAACGATACCCACGGGCACCAGATGGGTGATCAGGTGCTGCAGAAAGTGGCCCGCTGCGGCGCTTCGGTGCTGCGCCAGAGCGATCTGTTCGGGCGCATCGGCGGTGAGGAATTCGCCGCCGTGCTAACGGGCTGTCAGCCGGACCTGGCCGAGCAGATTGCCGAGCGCTTGCAGCGCGAAATCGAACGCGTGGTATTTACCGCTGAAAATGGCGAGCGCTTCCGTGTCACCGCCAGCCTGGGCCTGACTTATTTGAAAGCCAGCGATCCCGAGCTGAGCAGCGTTTTCGCCCGCGCCGATGCGGCGATGTACACCGCCAAGCGCCTGGGCAAGAACCAGGTGATCGTCGGCTGA
- a CDS encoding TetR/AcrR family transcriptional regulator translates to MTKPSPATPSRRPRASSQTRIRQILASARELLAEQGATTLSVYAVAERAGIPPSSVYHFFSGVPALLAALTADVHATFRASLEQPIDHQSLTSWRDLSRLIEQRMLRVYEQDSAARQLILVQHGLGEVTQADQRLDLELGQAMQTVFDRHFALPPLPQDIDVFALALELGDRVYARSIQLYGSLTPRMAEEGLRVFDAYLGLYLPPCLPKRAQAE, encoded by the coding sequence ATGACCAAGCCCAGCCCAGCGACGCCCAGTCGCCGCCCGCGCGCCAGCAGCCAGACGCGCATTCGCCAGATCCTTGCCAGTGCCCGCGAACTGCTCGCCGAGCAGGGCGCCACGACGTTATCCGTATATGCCGTGGCCGAGCGCGCCGGCATTCCGCCTTCTTCCGTCTATCACTTCTTCTCAGGTGTGCCGGCGCTGCTCGCAGCACTGACGGCGGACGTCCACGCGACCTTCAGAGCCAGCCTCGAACAGCCCATCGATCATCAGAGCCTGACCAGCTGGCGCGACCTCTCACGACTGATCGAGCAGCGCATGCTGAGGGTCTACGAGCAGGACAGCGCCGCTCGCCAGCTGATCCTGGTGCAGCATGGCCTCGGCGAGGTGACGCAAGCCGACCAGCGCCTGGATCTCGAACTCGGTCAGGCGATGCAGACGGTGTTCGACCGCCACTTCGCCCTCCCGCCCCTGCCGCAGGACATTGATGTCTTTGCGCTGGCCCTGGAACTGGGCGACCGCGTCTATGCTCGATCCATACAGCTGTACGGCAGCCTGACGCCGCGCATGGCCGAGGAAGGCCTGCGAGTGTTCGACGCCTACCTGGGTCTGTATCTGCCGCCGTGCTTGCCGAAGCGGGCGCAGGCTGAGTAA